The genomic stretch TGATCACGCAGTGTTTGCGTAGCGTTAGCAAGGGAAGTGGGATCTGGAACAAATGCCCAAGCATTATATCCGGGAACGATACCTGTTCCGCCTTGACCTTCAAGTTCAATCGTTTCCATAGACAGGTTATTATTCACGCCATAAGAGACGAAGCTCTTCATTTCATCAAACGTCATATTTGTCTGCATATTGCTTCCAACAGCTTCTAACAAGTCAGAATACTTCAGCACAGAGCTGAGGTCTGTTGCTTTGTCCATCATAGCTTTAATGATCTGCTGCTGTCTTTCACTGCGGGCAAAATCATTATCCTGTTTGCGCGTTCTGGCAAGAGCTAGAGCTTCCTCACCGTTCAGCTTTTGAACCCCGGGCTGCAGGTGGATAGCACCTTTTTTATCTTTGGAATTCATCTCTTCCAGTTCATATGGAACATCAACTGTAACACCGTCTAAAGCATTTACAACACTAATGAAGGCTTCAAAATTAACATCCACATAATAATCAACGGGTACTTGAAGCAATTCTTCTACAGCTTCAACTGTTGCAGTAGGCCCGCCGTTATAGGAAGCGTTTATTTTAGTGTTCCGTTCCAAATAAGGGACGTATGTGTATGTGTCACGCGGAACGCTAAGCATTTTAATGCTTTTCTCTTCTTTATTAAATGTTGCAAGAATCATGGTGTCAGATCGTTTACCAATGTTTTGATCTTTCCGTTTTTCACTAGAATCAGAGCCAATAAACAGCACGCTGACACTGTCCTCAGCGGGATCGACAGCACTGTCGCGAAGCGAAGATTTATCGCGGCCATCATCTTGATAAGAATCGCTGGCTAAGTTTCCGGCTTTCACGTATAGATAACCGGCGTATGCTGCCGGGATAAGGAGCAAAAGTATAACAATTAGGAAGATATTTCGGATAACGCGCTTTTTGCGTGATTTCTTCCGTTTCTTCTGCGATCTGCGCAGCTCCTGTCTTTCTTCTTTAGGCATATATAGGTTTCTCCTTTAATTGCTAAACTAATTTTTTGTCAATATTTG from Terribacillus sp. DMT04 encodes the following:
- a CDS encoding LCP family protein, whose translation is MPKEERQELRRSQKKRKKSRKKRVIRNIFLIVILLLLIPAAYAGYLYVKAGNLASDSYQDDGRDKSSLRDSAVDPAEDSVSVLFIGSDSSEKRKDQNIGKRSDTMILATFNKEEKSIKMLSVPRDTYTYVPYLERNTKINASYNGGPTATVEAVEELLQVPVDYYVDVNFEAFISVVNALDGVTVDVPYELEEMNSKDKKGAIHLQPGVQKLNGEEALALARTRKQDNDFARSERQQQIIKAMMDKATDLSSVLKYSDLLEAVGSNMQTNMTFDEMKSFVSYGVNNNLSMETIELEGQGGTGIVPGYNAWAFVPDPTSLANATQTLRDQLELPALDSSTSTTSPS